ATTCCACAACTGACACAAGGTGAGAACGTCCCGGGAAGTCTGGAGAGTATTCTCATGCTGCAAGGACAACCGCAGGCATTTAAGCTGAAGTACCTTGAGATTATGCTGGATGTCTCCGGGGCAGGGGCTCATGTTGACGCGCGTGGTGCTGTTCGCATGATTGAGCCGGTCTGCAAGTCCTTCTTGTCCGCCTACCCGGTGCTGGAGCAGGTCATTTCCAAAACGCTTTCAGTGCGTGACGCTTATAATACGGTCCTGCAAAATCGAGGTCAGCTACTGGCCGAGCAAGGCTTTCATGCATTATCCACAAATAACCCCAGCGACCGGGCCTTTCTCCGCCTTTGCGCAATGGGTAGAGTAGCGGATAAACATCTAGCGGAACTGTTTGAGAAAGCATTCACAGAGCTCCCGCAACCTACACAAGAAGAGCTCATTACTGGACTGAACGTCGACGGGTGCAATGGCGAAGACGCGGTAATCCTCTACTATATGCCCGCGATATTCGCAGAGGCTCTAAGGGTCACCCGTACTGCATCAGATGTAAAGAAAATCCAAGTTCTTCAGAGCCTCATGTCATTCATGGCACGAACATACAATGATACAAAGCCAGTTGATGGACATCCCGGCGTCATTCTTGAACGTGACGTGTCTGGGGCGAAGGACTATATACGAATGGACGGTTTCATCGACGATCCCACCATTTTGGATCAATGCGTTCCTCCAGTAGCGACGTATTAATGCAAGCCTCCTGCACTTTGCTTTGTCCCGAGAGACTCCCTAATGTTAAGGTTCAATCAGCATTGATCAGCCGTCATTCGAGATTAACGAGAAATGAACTCATGACTTTCGACTATTCTTACTCCAAACCTTGACGATTCGAACCTCGTGATCTACTGCCGCACGGAATAAGTTGTTCGTCAATTCTTATTCGACTTGCCTTATggatatttctttataatgATGGCGCCGCACTTACTGTGAATGTGGCTTATGAGGGAGGCCGTTTCTGCTTCTTATTTCAAAAACGATATCAATGTTTATAGGTGCTCGGGAAGTACTTTGATCAATATGAAGAAATATTTACTCCTTTATCTGGTAGCGATAAGATAAGCTGTGGCGATAAGATAAGTGGTGATTAAATCTCAGGCAACAAGGTTTACTGCGTCGGGATCGCTCGGAATGGGCTTCCACTTTTGCACTTCACCATCACTCTTGTTGACCCTGTCATTCCGCACCACGATTGCCTGATCACCTCTCGGAATCATACAACCAATCCAAAAGGGCCTATTCTAGGATCTGATTGACTAAGATAATCTCTCTAGATCTCACCCATGCAGTCGGAATCTCCCACGCACAGCAACGTGACCTCGGAACCCCCTCGGAAAAAGCGAGCCAAATACACTCAGGTGGCTTGGTACGTCTCTCATCTTGCCGCAAAGCTACAGTGGAAGATATTTACTGATCAAATGCTCGCAGCAATGAATGCAAGCGGCGCAAATTAAAATGCAGCGGTGAGCCAACGTGTTCACGTTGCGCCCGTGATGGCGTGCCATGCATTTACACGCCTGGTACTTATGCGTTGAGTAACGGTGCGAGCTCAGTGGAGGAACCACACGATGACGGGTATGAGGGGCTTCATATCTGAGTTGGCCACTCCCAGTTGACCAGAATAGGGTATCTGCGAGGTTCCAATCAGTTGATCGCAAAATCGAGTCGCTTCAGCGTGAGATGCGGGCGATGGCTGCTCGATTGCGCGAGCTCGAATCGTCTTCGCCGAGTAACAGTAACGCGAACAATCCCACTCCGAGGCCGGCTTCGATTGTATCATCTCAAGCGGCGAATACTGGTCTACAGCGTATCATGAACCGGCCCATGTCACCATATCACGTTGGACCCACGAGTGCGGAGTTCGGTCTCACCGCGCGTCGGAAGCCCTcggacgacgaggatgaattTGAGTCCACGGCTGCACCAAGTCCCGTTGCAGCGCCCAACGTGGATTTTGCAACCGATGATCCACTAGGAAATCTAGGGCAGACGGAAGCCCTTAGGCTGGTGACGGTCTATGAAAATACGGTGGGCTTGATGTATCCATGTGTCGATCTGGACAGTATGCGCGCGTACATTGTCGATTTCTTTCGAGATGACTCTCGTCAGATCCTGAGCTCGGAGGAACAGGATTGGTTTTTCGCACGCGATGTTGAGGTGCTGAAAATCATCTTGGCAATTGCCTTGCTGACTGAATCGCACGGGCGGAGTGAACGGGCGGCGGTGTTGGCTGAAAGTGTTGAGGATCGTTTTGCGACTCGCGTTAATATCCCTGAGGTTGACATGAAAGAGCTTCTTATATTGACATTGCTGGTGTGTAGCCCATCTGCTCTGTCCCTTTCACACATGGCTAACAGTAATCCTATCAAAGTCAATATTCCATTCATACCGGGACGATGAAGTCATTTCGTGGCGCTGCATTGGAATGGCGTGTCGGGGTTCAATGCAACTAGGCTTACACTGCCAGGAGACCTGGTATAGAACAGGAGGGGTGTTCCCAGGGGAGCTACAATGGACGTGGGCTAGCCGTCTATTTTGGTGTATCTACGTGCTGGATCGGAAATGGTCCTTTGGTACCGGCCTTCCATTCGCGATTCAAGACACAGACATGGACACCAACCTTCCCGAGCCGGGAACTGCCACACCTTACCTGACTTGTATGATCTCGTACGCGCGGCTCAGCGGCAAGATATGGGGACTTGTCGTTGGCTGGGGCAGTCGATCGCGTGCAGCGACATCGGATTACTGTTCTTACCTTGACTTCCAAGTCCAGCAATGGATTCAATCAATTCCACAGGAACTACGGTTTGACCCATCACGACAGTCATCGCCTGACTCGGTTCAGAACGATAACATGATGATGCTGCAAGTTCTCCTTGCACTGCAGGCGAACCAGCTTCGAATTCTAGTGTACCGCCAAAACTTGCTCAGTAGCGAGAGCATTGAGACAAATGTCTCCGGTGCATCTATCGCCGTCGAGACTGCGAAAAGTACGATCCACATGCTAGACTACTTCACTCGTGTTTCAGATATCTACTTTCAGCGTCCGGAGCCGTTCAATTACTTCCTAATTTCGGCGCTGGCCGCGCTCTTCCTCGCCGTGTTTCATGCACCAACTCGATTCAGTAATGTTTGTCGCGCGGAATTCTACGCCGCCGTCGACATGGTGAGGAAGTCTTCCACTCGGGCCAGAACCTCAAGACGACTGCAGAAAATCATTCGAAGTTTGAAGTTAATTAAGTTAAATGTCGGGAAATCGCCCTATAAGCACGGACAGCCGCCGGAAAACCTTGGCAAGGTACTATCTCGTTTCAGCCATGGGCAGCATGACTCGAATCAATCCACTTTGTCGCAGTCTCCGCTACTCCCGTcgcaccagcaccagccatCCGGTATCCCGACTCCACAACCTTCCGCCTCCCTTTGGTCCGTGTCCTCTCCACCGGTCACCGCGCCAGTTAATTATGGAAACACCGACGAAAGCTGTGACGATTTGACCAGTTTCTTTGAGATGGCTGGAGGACTCTACTTCGATCCCAAGACGGGTCCCCCCGACGAGACTCTCACATCGGACGGCGCTAGTGCAGGGGGTGAAGGGGTTGACGCGTTTCACGCCGAGAACGAGGCGCTGACCCGTGTAATGGCTGGCCTGTTATAGATGAAGGTGGCGGTCTGAGAGTTGGCTTACCAAATAGTTCTTAGTGTAGTAAGTTTAACCCGGATCCTAAACCAGTCTAAGTATCCCTGCCATTGGTGGAACTAGTCTAATGCACGAGAGCCAAATAGTGTGAAGCTAATGCACCCCAATCCCGAGGTGTCTGCCTGAAGAATCCACTCGGGTAATTGCCCAAGCCCAGACGATCAGCAATCCCCGTGACTGGGGGTGTGTTCCATTACCATAATGGGCAAAACTCCTGAACGATTGCCAATACGGGCCAATCACAGATGTTCTACCTTGGCCTTCAGAAGACCCCAATGATGTAATTTCTCCGTCGCTGGGTGAGGCGTTCATGCTGGTGACTGGCTGACAGACCGTCTAAACGCGTGCCTCGGTCATTTCTTGGCTTAGTGGGGAGGGAGGGGTTATTCCATCACCCAGAAGATGCGGTCTACCCTCTCGTATATCATTCATATTGGACATATCAGCGGTTGACTTTCTCAGACGGGGCTTCGAGTGGAGCGCAAATGAAACATACAAACAATGGACTGTCTCCGCGTCACGACCGGTCACTTGTACAATGCATATAATGCATGTACTATAGATCACTACGTCTCAGCACCAACAACCGGGTCGGACATTACTGGAGGCACACGGAGGCCATACAGCGGAGGATTGCGTTCCTCGAATAGATGGTTTCGTTGATCTCCGGTGGAGTAAGGCACGTCTTTCAGGTAGACTGCGCGCACATACACACGGAGACAAATACAAGACTCTGAGtctctagtatatatagcacCA
This DNA window, taken from Aspergillus flavus chromosome 5, complete sequence, encodes the following:
- a CDS encoding fungal-specific transcription factor domain protein, with product MQSESPTHSNVTSEPPRKKRAKYTQVACNECKRRKLKCSGEPTCSRCARDGVPCIYTPGTYALSNGASSVEEPHDDGVSARFQSVDRKIESLQREMRAMAARLRELESSSPSNSNANNPTPRPASIVSSQAANTGLQRIMNRPMSPYHVGPTSAEFGLTARRKPSDDEDEFESTAAPSPVAAPNVDFATDDPLGNLGQTEALRLVTVYENTVGLMYPCVDLDSMRAYIVDFFRDDSRQILSSEEQDWFFARDVEVLKIILAIALLTESHGRSERAAVLAESVEDRFATRVNIPEVDMKELLILTLLSIFHSYRDDEVISWRCIGMACRGSMQLGLHCQETWYRTGGVFPGELQWTWASRLFWCIYVLDRKWSFGTGLPFAIQDTDMDTNLPEPGTATPYLTCMISYARLSGKIWGLVVGWGSRSRAATSDYCSYLDFQVQQWIQSIPQELRFDPSRQSSPDSVQNDNMMMLQVLLALQANQLRILVYRQNLLSSESIETNVSGASIAVETAKSTIHMLDYFTRVSDIYFQRPEPFNYFLISALAALFLAVFHAPTRFSNVCRAEFYAAVDMPSGIPTPQPSASLWSVSSPPVTAPVNYGNTDESCDDLTSFFEMAGGLYFDPKTGPPDETLTSDGASAGGEGVDAFHAENEALTRVMAGLL